CCACCTTGGCCTTAAAGGCCGCTTCGTACTGTTTCCTCATGCCTGTCATCTTACCATACCTCCTTTCCGAGATATGGCAGGCCAAAGTGCACCTATCTAGGCTGTCCAGTTTTTGGGGACCAGCTCAAATTGACATATCAATTAAAATATTATCAAATAAAAGTAATTATTACACTGGATTAAAGGAGCTAATAAATTTGCCGCCTCAGCTAGCCCTCATTATTGTCTTAATATTTATTAGTTGTGTAATTTATATTGAACATAAAACAACTGAAAACACAAGTGGAGCTGTTTGGATAATCGCTATCTGGATTTTATATTCAGGCAGCAAAGGATTAGGATTTTTCATTAATATACATACAACCATAGAAGCTGGAAGTTTGCCTGACAGATATTTTCTATTAGCTGTGGGAATAATATCCCTGATCATATTATTTCAGAGACGCTTTTCATTTATTTCATCGGTTAAATTCAATATTCCGGTCGTCTTGATATTAATTTATTCTCTTATTAGCGTTATATGGTCAAGGACTCCCGGTATATCCTTTAGAAGGTGGGGTAGAGAAGCTGTTGCTTTGATTATCGCCTTACTATTAAGTTCGGAAAAATACCCAATTAACACAATCTCAAGTGCATTCAAAAAAGCGATATACCTCGCTCTCCCCTTGTCAATATTACTCATAAAATATTACCCTTCATATGGACGTTCTTATGGAAGGTGGTCTGGTGATGAAAGGTGGGAGGGCATAGCCAGCCAGAAAAATGGGCTAGCAATGATATGTGCGATGGCAATTCTTTTCTTGATCTGTTCACTGGGGCAAGATTTGAAGAATTGGAGTCAATCGTCGTCAAGGCTACCAATATTTATTGATATTTTTATGGTTTCCTTGGCTTTATATTTAATGATGGGGCCAAGAAGAACATTAGTTTATTCTGCTACATCTTTTTTAGCTTTGACTGTAGGACTAATCTTTTTGACATTCCTAAAATGGTCTGTAAAACAAATGATTAACATCGAAAAGGAAATCATGATTCTTGCCGTTATTATAATAGCAATAGGTATATTTATCCCGTTTTCGGACAAGATTCCAACAAAATCTCTTCCCAAGTTATTAAACCGAAACGAAACCCTTACTGGTAGAACTGAAATCTGGAGGGCACTTATTCCATATGCCAAACAAAATATATTATTGGGACACGGTTTTGGAGGATTCTGGACCACATCTCTAAGAAATAAAATCGGAAGTCACGCTCATAATGGCTACCTAGATACCATTCTTGATCTGGGCCTAGTTGGGGTATTATTATCAATTATATTTATTCTTATTTTATTAAAAAAGAGTTTAAATTTATTAAATCCAGATAATAAAATTTCAATATTTTTCATATCACTTATAATCATGATTTTAGTTCGCAATATTGCCGAAGTATCATTAGGAGAATTTGCCAATTATTCGACTTGGCTCCTACTTGCTTGGTCTTTTATACTAAGTAAGAGAGAAGATATTAATGCTTTAAATTAATAAAGATGAAAAATCTGACCAAAGCTAATCCATATGGTTAAATTAGATCATATTTCAATTTGTATTTGTACAAATAAGCGTCCATTAATGCTGGAGCGCCTAATTAATAAACTTAATGACCAAGTAACATATGACCTTTTTAATTATTCTATAGTTGTTATAGATAATGACCAAGCAGGCTCCGCAAAAGGGATTGTGGAAACTCTAGCGGAAAACGTTAAAATAAAGATTAATTATGATATAGAGCCTGAGAAATCAATTCCTGCTGCGAGGAATCATGCTATTAAGTTAGCCACCGGAAATTACATAGCAATAATAGATGACGATGAATTCCCCCCACCCCACTGGCTCATTACTTTATATAGAGCCATTCAAACATTCGATGTAGAGGGCGCTCTGGGTCCTGTAATTCCATATTTTGAACAGAAGCCACCATCCTGGTTAATAAAGGGCAAGTTCTGCGAGCGCCCAATTTATCGAACTGGCACACTTCTAGATTGGTATCATACACGGTCGGGTAATGTTCTTTTAAAAAGAAAGGTTTTTGATGAATATGATCTTAGATTTGATCTTGAATGGAAAACGAGTGGATCTGATAGAGCTTTTTTTAAGCAGGCTATTGAACACGGTTATAAATTCGTAGCAGTTGCAGAAGCCCCTGTTTACGAAATCGTACCTCCTGAGAGATGGCAAAAAAATTACTATATCAGGCGTTCAATCGTTCATGGCTATAACACTTACAAAAACAGCATAAAGGGTACATCGCTAACGAGACAGATTCTTACGGCTTTAAAATCAATGCTTGCATTGGGGGTATATCTAATTTCTTTTCCAATTTGTTTAATCCTTGGTCCCGCCCTGTATGTTAAATGCCTTGAGAAGGGAGCCCATCATTTTAGCCAGTTATTAGCTCGATTTGATATAGAGTTAATAAAGAAAAGAGACTTTTAACCAAATTAATATCTACAGAACAATATGATATCAAATTACTTTATTATAAGATCAAATATCAGCAACCTGATAAATACATTAAAACAATCTTCCTTCCTTAAAAATATTTTGATCGTAATGGGTGGCACGGCTGGGGCCCAAGCAATAGCTTATGTATTATCTCCAATTATTAGCCGGCTTTTTACACCCGAAGA
The window above is part of the Methanofastidiosum sp. genome. Proteins encoded here:
- a CDS encoding glycosyltransferase family 2 protein, which encodes MLERLINKLNDQVTYDLFNYSIVVIDNDQAGSAKGIVETLAENVKIKINYDIEPEKSIPAARNHAIKLATGNYIAIIDDDEFPPPHWLITLYRAIQTFDVEGALGPVIPYFEQKPPSWLIKGKFCERPIYRTGTLLDWYHTRSGNVLLKRKVFDEYDLRFDLEWKTSGSDRAFFKQAIEHGYKFVAVAEAPVYEIVPPERWQKNYYIRRSIVHGYNTYKNSIKGTSLTRQILTALKSMLALGVYLISFPICLILGPALYVKCLEKGAHHFSQLLARFDIELIKKRDF